A portion of the Agelaius phoeniceus isolate bAgePho1 chromosome 29, bAgePho1.hap1, whole genome shotgun sequence genome contains these proteins:
- the UPF1 gene encoding regulator of nonsense transcripts 1 isoform X2 yields the protein MSVEAYGPSSQTLTFLDTEEAELLGADTQGSEFEFTDFTLPSQTQTPPGPGQAGPAQGQGPPGAGQGAPGPLEAQVNGPDGILQNGAVDENVAKTSQLLAELNFEEDEEDTYYTKDLPVHACSYCGIHDPACVVYCNTSKKWFCNGRGNTSGSHIVNHLVRAKCKEVTLHKDGPLGETVLECYNCGCRNVFLLGFIPAKADSVVVLLCRQPCASQSSLKDINWDSSQWQPLIQDRCFLSWLVKIPSEQEQLRARQITAQQINKLEELWKENPSATLEDLEKPGVDEEPQHVLLRYEDAYQYQNIFGPLVKLEADYDKKLKESQTQDNITVRWDLGLNKKRIAYFTLPKTDSDMRLMQGDEICLRYKGDLAPLWKGIGHVIKVPDNYGDEIAIELRSSVGAPVEVTHNFQVDFVWKSTSFDRMQSALKTFAVDETSVSGYIYHKLLGHEVEDVIIKCQLPKRFTAQGLPDLNHSQVYAVKTVLQRPLSLIQGPPGTGKTVTSATIVYHLARQGNGPVLVCAPSNIAVDQLTEKIHQTGLKVVRLCAKSREAIDSPVSFLALHNQIRNMDSMPELQKLQQLKDETGELSSADEKRYRALKRTAERELLMNADVICCTCVGAGDPRLAKMQFRSILIDESTQATEPECMVPVVLGAKQLILVGDHCQLGPVVMCKKAAKAGLSQSLFERLVVLGIRPIRLQVQYRMHPALSAFPSNIFYEGSLQNGVTAADRVKKGFDFQWPQPDKPMFFYVTQGQEEIASSGTSYLNRTEAANVEKITTKLLKAGAKPDQIGIITPYEGQRSYLVQYMQFSGSLHTKLYQEVEIASVDAFQGREKDFIILSCVRANEHQGIGFLNDPRRLNVALTRARYGVIIVGNPKALSKQPLWNHLLNYYKEQKVLVEGPLNNLRESLMQFSKPRKLVNTINPGARFMTTAMYDAREAIIPGSVYDRSSQGRPSNMYFQTHDQIGMISAGPSHVTAMNIPIPFNLVMPPMPPPGYFGQANGPAAGRGAPKGKAGRGGRQKNRFGIPGTSQSNLPNSQASQDVVSQPFSQGPLTQGYISMSQPSQMSQPGLSQPELSQDSYLGDEFKSQIDVALSQDSTYQGERAYQHGGVTGLSQY from the exons ATGAGCGTGGAGGCGTACGGCCCCAGCTCGCAGACCCTCACCTTCCTGGACACCGAGGAGGCCGAGCTGCTCGGCGCCGACACGCAGGGCTCCGAGTTCGAGTTCACCGACTTCACCCTCCCCAGCCAGACCCAGACCCCGCCCGGGCCCGGCCAGGCGGGGCCGGCCCAGGGCCAGGGGCCCCCCGGCGCGGGACAGGGAGCTCCGGGCCCGCTGGAAGCGCAG GTGAATGGTCCTGATGGGATCCTGCAGAATGGAGCTGTGGATGAGAACGTGGCCAAGAccagccagctcctggcagagctcaacttcgaggaggatgaggaggacaCCTACTACACCAAGGACCTGCCTGTGCACGCCTGCAg CTACTGTGGGATCCACGACCCTGCCTGTGTGGTTTACTGCAACACCAGCAAGAAATGGTTCTGCAACGGCCGTGGGAACACCTCTGGCAG CCACATTGTGAACCACCTGGTGAGAGCCAAGTGCAAGGAGGTGACCCTGCACAAGGACGGGCCCCTGGGAGAGACGGTCCTGGAGTGCTACAACTGCGGCTGCCGCAACGTCTTCCTGCTGGGCTTCATCCCAGCCAAGGCCGACTCCGTGGTGGTTCTGCTCTGCAG gcagccctgtgccagccagagcagcctgaaGGACATCAACTGGGACAGCTCACAGTGGCAGCCCCTGATCCAGGACCGCTGCTTCCTCTCGTGGCTGGTGAAGATCCCCtcggagcaggagcagctccgcGCCCGCCAGATCACGGCCCAGCAGATCAACAAACTGGAGGAGCTCTGGAAG GAAAATCCATCTGCAACCCTTGAGGACTTGGAAAAACCAGGTGTTGATGAGGAACCCCAGCATGTCCTGCTTAGATATGAAGATGCTTATCAATACCAAAATATATTTGGTCCTCTGGTCAAGCTTGAGGCAGATTATGACAAGAAACTGAAGGAATCTCAG ACCCAAGATAACATCACAGTCAGGTGGGACCTGGGCTTGAACAAGAAGAGAATTGCTTATTTCACTTTGCCAAAGACTGATTCAG ACATGCGCCTCATGCAGGGAGATGAGATCTGCCTGAGGTACAAGGGAGACCTGGCCCCCCTCTGGAAAGGAATTGGGCACGTGATCAAAGTTCCTGATA ATTATGGTGATGAGATCGCCATCGAGCTGAGGAGCAGCGTGGGAGCTCCCGTGGAGGTCACCCACAACTTCCAGGTGGATTTTGTGTGGAAATCCACTTCCTTTGACAG gATGCAGAGTGCTCTGAAGACATTTGCAGTGGACGAGACCTCGGTGTCTGGGTACATTTACCACAAACTGCTGGGCCACGAGGTGGAAGATGTCATCATCAAATGCCAGCTGCCAAAACGCTTCACAGCCCAGGGACTCCCTGATCTCAACCACTCTCAG GTTTATGCTGTCAAGACCGTCCTGCAGCGTCCTCTGAGCCTTATCCAGGGTccccctggcactgggaagaCAGTGACATCAGCCACCATCGTGTATCACCTGGCCAGGCAGGGCAACGG GCCTGTGCTGGTGTGTGCCCCCAGCAACATCGCCGTGGATCAGCTGACAGAGAAGATCCACCAGACTGGCCTCAAGGTGGTTCGCCTGTGTGCCAAGAGCCGCGAGGCCATCGACTCCCCCGTGTccttcctggccctgcacaacCAGATCAGGAACATGGACAG CATGCCAGAGcttcagaagctgcagcagctcaaggATGAGACTGGAGAACTTTCCTCTGCTGATGAGAAGCGTTACCGGGCTCTGAAGCGCACGGCGGAGCGGGAGCTGCTCATG aACGCTGATGTCATCTGCTGCACGTGTGTGGGAGCTGGGGACCCCAGGCTGGCCAAGATGCAGTTCCGCTCCATCCTCATCGACGAGAGCACGCAGGCCACCGAGCCCGAGTGCATGGTGCCCGTGGTGCTGGGGGCAAAGCAG CTGATCCTGGTGGGAGACCACTGCCAGCTGGGCCCTGTGGTGATGTGCAAGAAGGCAGCCAAGGCCGGGCTGTCGCAGTCGCTCTTTGAGaggctggtggtgctgggcaTCCGGCCCATCCGGCTGCAGGTGCAGTACCGCATGCACCCCGCGCTCAGCGCCTTCCCCTCCAACATCTTCTACGAGGGCTCCCTGCAGAACGGGGTCACTGCAG CTGACAGGGTGAAGAAAGGCTTTGATTTCCAGTGGCCCCAGCCTGACAAGCCCATGTTCTTCTACGTGACCCAGGGCCAGGAGGAGATCGCCAGCTCAGGCACCTCCTACCTGAACAG GACCGAGGCTGCCAACGTGGAGAAGATCACCACCAAGCTGCTGAAGGCAGGGGCCAAGCCTGACCAGATCGGCATCATCACCCCCTACGAGGGCCAGCGCTCCTACCTGGTGCAGTACATGCAGTTCAGCGGCTCCCTGCACACCAAGCTCTACCAG gaagtgGAAATTGCCAGTGTGGACGccttccagggcagggagaaggatTTCATCATCCTGTCCTGTGTGAGGGCCAACGAGCACCAGGGCATCGGCTTCCTCAACGACCCCAGGAGGCTGAACGTGGCCCTGACCAGAGCCAG GTACGGGGTGATCATTGTGGGGAACCCCAAGGCCCTGTCCAAGCAGCCCCTCTGGAATCACCTCCTGAATTACTACAAGGAGCAGAAGGTGCTGGTGGAGGGGCCCCTGAACAACCTGCGCGAGAGCCTGATGCAGTTCAGCAAACCCCGCAAGCTCGTCAACACCATCAACCCT GGCGCCCGTTTCATGACCACTGCCATGTACGATGCACGCGAGGCCATCATCCCTGGCTCTGTCTACGACCGCAGCAGCCAAG GCCGTCCATCCAACATGTACTTCCAGACCCACGACCAGATTGGGATGATCAGTGCAGGCCCCAGCCACGTCACTGCCATGAACATTCCCATCCCCTTCAACCTCGTCATGCCCCCCATGCCCCCCCCGGGCTACTTCGGCCAGGCCAACGGCCCCGCTGCAG GCCGTGGGGCTCCCAAAGGGAAGGCGGGCCGTGGCGGGCGGCAGAAGAATCGCTTTGGGATTCCTGGCACCAGCCAGTCCAACCTGCCCAACAGCCAGGCCAGCCAGGACGTGGTGTCCCAGCCCTTCTCGCAGGGCCCCCTGACCCAGGGCTACATCTCCATGAGCCAGCCCTCACAGATGAGTCAgcctgggctctcccagccGGAATTATCCCAG GACAGTTACCTTGGTGATGAGTTTAAATCCCAGATTGACGTGGCGCTGTCACAGGACTCAACTTACCAGGGGGAACGAGCTTATCAACATGGTGGAGTGACGGGACTGTCACAGTATTAG
- the UPF1 gene encoding regulator of nonsense transcripts 1 isoform X1: MSVEAYGPSSQTLTFLDTEEAELLGADTQGSEFEFTDFTLPSQTQTPPGPGQAGPAQGQGPPGAGQGAPGPLEAQVNGPDGILQNGAVDENVAKTSQLLAELNFEEDEEDTYYTKDLPVHACSYCGIHDPACVVYCNTSKKWFCNGRGNTSGSHIVNHLVRAKCKEVTLHKDGPLGETVLECYNCGCRNVFLLGFIPAKADSVVVLLCRQPCASQSSLKDINWDSSQWQPLIQDRCFLSWLVKIPSEQEQLRARQITAQQINKLEELWKENPSATLEDLEKPGVDEEPQHVLLRYEDAYQYQNIFGPLVKLEADYDKKLKESQTQDNITVRWDLGLNKKRIAYFTLPKTDSDMRLMQGDEICLRYKGDLAPLWKGIGHVIKVPDSSTDYGDEIAIELRSSVGAPVEVTHNFQVDFVWKSTSFDRMQSALKTFAVDETSVSGYIYHKLLGHEVEDVIIKCQLPKRFTAQGLPDLNHSQVYAVKTVLQRPLSLIQGPPGTGKTVTSATIVYHLARQGNGPVLVCAPSNIAVDQLTEKIHQTGLKVVRLCAKSREAIDSPVSFLALHNQIRNMDSMPELQKLQQLKDETGELSSADEKRYRALKRTAERELLMNADVICCTCVGAGDPRLAKMQFRSILIDESTQATEPECMVPVVLGAKQLILVGDHCQLGPVVMCKKAAKAGLSQSLFERLVVLGIRPIRLQVQYRMHPALSAFPSNIFYEGSLQNGVTAADRVKKGFDFQWPQPDKPMFFYVTQGQEEIASSGTSYLNRTEAANVEKITTKLLKAGAKPDQIGIITPYEGQRSYLVQYMQFSGSLHTKLYQEVEIASVDAFQGREKDFIILSCVRANEHQGIGFLNDPRRLNVALTRARYGVIIVGNPKALSKQPLWNHLLNYYKEQKVLVEGPLNNLRESLMQFSKPRKLVNTINPGARFMTTAMYDAREAIIPGSVYDRSSQGRPSNMYFQTHDQIGMISAGPSHVTAMNIPIPFNLVMPPMPPPGYFGQANGPAAGRGAPKGKAGRGGRQKNRFGIPGTSQSNLPNSQASQDVVSQPFSQGPLTQGYISMSQPSQMSQPGLSQPELSQDSYLGDEFKSQIDVALSQDSTYQGERAYQHGGVTGLSQY, from the exons ATGAGCGTGGAGGCGTACGGCCCCAGCTCGCAGACCCTCACCTTCCTGGACACCGAGGAGGCCGAGCTGCTCGGCGCCGACACGCAGGGCTCCGAGTTCGAGTTCACCGACTTCACCCTCCCCAGCCAGACCCAGACCCCGCCCGGGCCCGGCCAGGCGGGGCCGGCCCAGGGCCAGGGGCCCCCCGGCGCGGGACAGGGAGCTCCGGGCCCGCTGGAAGCGCAG GTGAATGGTCCTGATGGGATCCTGCAGAATGGAGCTGTGGATGAGAACGTGGCCAAGAccagccagctcctggcagagctcaacttcgaggaggatgaggaggacaCCTACTACACCAAGGACCTGCCTGTGCACGCCTGCAg CTACTGTGGGATCCACGACCCTGCCTGTGTGGTTTACTGCAACACCAGCAAGAAATGGTTCTGCAACGGCCGTGGGAACACCTCTGGCAG CCACATTGTGAACCACCTGGTGAGAGCCAAGTGCAAGGAGGTGACCCTGCACAAGGACGGGCCCCTGGGAGAGACGGTCCTGGAGTGCTACAACTGCGGCTGCCGCAACGTCTTCCTGCTGGGCTTCATCCCAGCCAAGGCCGACTCCGTGGTGGTTCTGCTCTGCAG gcagccctgtgccagccagagcagcctgaaGGACATCAACTGGGACAGCTCACAGTGGCAGCCCCTGATCCAGGACCGCTGCTTCCTCTCGTGGCTGGTGAAGATCCCCtcggagcaggagcagctccgcGCCCGCCAGATCACGGCCCAGCAGATCAACAAACTGGAGGAGCTCTGGAAG GAAAATCCATCTGCAACCCTTGAGGACTTGGAAAAACCAGGTGTTGATGAGGAACCCCAGCATGTCCTGCTTAGATATGAAGATGCTTATCAATACCAAAATATATTTGGTCCTCTGGTCAAGCTTGAGGCAGATTATGACAAGAAACTGAAGGAATCTCAG ACCCAAGATAACATCACAGTCAGGTGGGACCTGGGCTTGAACAAGAAGAGAATTGCTTATTTCACTTTGCCAAAGACTGATTCAG ACATGCGCCTCATGCAGGGAGATGAGATCTGCCTGAGGTACAAGGGAGACCTGGCCCCCCTCTGGAAAGGAATTGGGCACGTGATCAAAGTTCCTGATA GTTCTACAGATTATGGTGATGAGATCGCCATCGAGCTGAGGAGCAGCGTGGGAGCTCCCGTGGAGGTCACCCACAACTTCCAGGTGGATTTTGTGTGGAAATCCACTTCCTTTGACAG gATGCAGAGTGCTCTGAAGACATTTGCAGTGGACGAGACCTCGGTGTCTGGGTACATTTACCACAAACTGCTGGGCCACGAGGTGGAAGATGTCATCATCAAATGCCAGCTGCCAAAACGCTTCACAGCCCAGGGACTCCCTGATCTCAACCACTCTCAG GTTTATGCTGTCAAGACCGTCCTGCAGCGTCCTCTGAGCCTTATCCAGGGTccccctggcactgggaagaCAGTGACATCAGCCACCATCGTGTATCACCTGGCCAGGCAGGGCAACGG GCCTGTGCTGGTGTGTGCCCCCAGCAACATCGCCGTGGATCAGCTGACAGAGAAGATCCACCAGACTGGCCTCAAGGTGGTTCGCCTGTGTGCCAAGAGCCGCGAGGCCATCGACTCCCCCGTGTccttcctggccctgcacaacCAGATCAGGAACATGGACAG CATGCCAGAGcttcagaagctgcagcagctcaaggATGAGACTGGAGAACTTTCCTCTGCTGATGAGAAGCGTTACCGGGCTCTGAAGCGCACGGCGGAGCGGGAGCTGCTCATG aACGCTGATGTCATCTGCTGCACGTGTGTGGGAGCTGGGGACCCCAGGCTGGCCAAGATGCAGTTCCGCTCCATCCTCATCGACGAGAGCACGCAGGCCACCGAGCCCGAGTGCATGGTGCCCGTGGTGCTGGGGGCAAAGCAG CTGATCCTGGTGGGAGACCACTGCCAGCTGGGCCCTGTGGTGATGTGCAAGAAGGCAGCCAAGGCCGGGCTGTCGCAGTCGCTCTTTGAGaggctggtggtgctgggcaTCCGGCCCATCCGGCTGCAGGTGCAGTACCGCATGCACCCCGCGCTCAGCGCCTTCCCCTCCAACATCTTCTACGAGGGCTCCCTGCAGAACGGGGTCACTGCAG CTGACAGGGTGAAGAAAGGCTTTGATTTCCAGTGGCCCCAGCCTGACAAGCCCATGTTCTTCTACGTGACCCAGGGCCAGGAGGAGATCGCCAGCTCAGGCACCTCCTACCTGAACAG GACCGAGGCTGCCAACGTGGAGAAGATCACCACCAAGCTGCTGAAGGCAGGGGCCAAGCCTGACCAGATCGGCATCATCACCCCCTACGAGGGCCAGCGCTCCTACCTGGTGCAGTACATGCAGTTCAGCGGCTCCCTGCACACCAAGCTCTACCAG gaagtgGAAATTGCCAGTGTGGACGccttccagggcagggagaaggatTTCATCATCCTGTCCTGTGTGAGGGCCAACGAGCACCAGGGCATCGGCTTCCTCAACGACCCCAGGAGGCTGAACGTGGCCCTGACCAGAGCCAG GTACGGGGTGATCATTGTGGGGAACCCCAAGGCCCTGTCCAAGCAGCCCCTCTGGAATCACCTCCTGAATTACTACAAGGAGCAGAAGGTGCTGGTGGAGGGGCCCCTGAACAACCTGCGCGAGAGCCTGATGCAGTTCAGCAAACCCCGCAAGCTCGTCAACACCATCAACCCT GGCGCCCGTTTCATGACCACTGCCATGTACGATGCACGCGAGGCCATCATCCCTGGCTCTGTCTACGACCGCAGCAGCCAAG GCCGTCCATCCAACATGTACTTCCAGACCCACGACCAGATTGGGATGATCAGTGCAGGCCCCAGCCACGTCACTGCCATGAACATTCCCATCCCCTTCAACCTCGTCATGCCCCCCATGCCCCCCCCGGGCTACTTCGGCCAGGCCAACGGCCCCGCTGCAG GCCGTGGGGCTCCCAAAGGGAAGGCGGGCCGTGGCGGGCGGCAGAAGAATCGCTTTGGGATTCCTGGCACCAGCCAGTCCAACCTGCCCAACAGCCAGGCCAGCCAGGACGTGGTGTCCCAGCCCTTCTCGCAGGGCCCCCTGACCCAGGGCTACATCTCCATGAGCCAGCCCTCACAGATGAGTCAgcctgggctctcccagccGGAATTATCCCAG GACAGTTACCTTGGTGATGAGTTTAAATCCCAGATTGACGTGGCGCTGTCACAGGACTCAACTTACCAGGGGGAACGAGCTTATCAACATGGTGGAGTGACGGGACTGTCACAGTATTAG